In Luteimonas viscosa, the genomic window CGCACCGTAGATCAGGTAGTAGTCCAGGTACGGCAGGCGCACCAGCCATTGCAGCAGCGCGATGCCCCAGATCACGAATTGCCCCGCCGCCAGGGCCGTGAGCCAGCGCAGCGACAGCCGGTCGGCGTCGGAGCGGTGCGCCTCCAGCCGACGGCGATACCGCGCGACGCAGCGCAGCGCCGCCGCCAGGTAGGCGAACGCCACCAGGTACAGCAGGGGATCGAACCACGGCGCATCCCACGACCCGGCCACCGGCAGCGGGGCGCCGCCGAGCCAGCGTCCGCCCGCCCACGCCAGCGCGAGGCCGAACCACGCGGCGTGGGCCAGGTCGCGCCAGCGCGGGGCCCGTCCCGTGGTCAGCACCCGCACATAGACGAAGAACATCGGCGCGTAGAACAGCGGCAGCAGCCGCGCGATCCGGTACGCATCGCCCAGGGCGGTGGTCGCGGACGCCATGTACCCGGCCTTGACGGCGAGATCCACCGCGATGACGCCCAGCCAGGCCGAAAGCACGCGGTTGGCGTGCGCGTTCGACCGGCTTCGCCAAAGCGCGGCTGCCAGCATCGCCGCCTGCGCGGCGCCGACCCAATACAGGATCACCCAGACTGTCATCGACCGCGGAGCCGGTGGCGGGGCCGTGC contains:
- a CDS encoding helix-turn-helix domain-containing protein; protein product: MTVWVILYWVGAAQAAMLAAALWRSRSNAHANRVLSAWLGVIAVDLAVKAGYMASATTALGDAYRIARLLPLFYAPMFFVYVRVLTTGRAPRWRDLAHAAWFGLALAWAGGRWLGGAPLPVAGSWDAPWFDPLLYLVAFAYLAAALRCVARYRRRLEAHRSDADRLSLRWLTALAAGQFVIWGIALLQWLVRLPYLDYYLIYGAVAAWVCVIGWFSLSQPPVATTAETDPVADPSPDPSPGGDGLAGDARVDDVEARLSELMARERLYREPALTIAQLARRSGYPEYLVSAVINRRLGGNFWEYVNRHRIEAVRASLSDPAESRAILELAYDAGFTSKSTFNTAFKRLVGETPSAFRRRHAEPEPARGKSPDGDGATGPASPSTRPD